A window of the Hypomesus transpacificus isolate Combined female chromosome 22, fHypTra1, whole genome shotgun sequence genome harbors these coding sequences:
- the LOC124483869 gene encoding microsomal triglyceride transfer protein large subunit → MFTLLVVLLCVTSFLSESTEGAGAVPRLNNDRLYKFSYSTEVILDRSRALRKGGAGFRISSNVDVNLVWRQAGDLEDQLIQLEISNVRVENVAPRSAKDNIFQGSTTEGLMGDSKLASLQRPFLVHLRNGKVKAFYSYRAEPATVKNLKRGVASLLQLQLTTGKTVENDVSGRCTVEYKAAQGQVTRTKILNTCKTTETGFTTISKVLGVSRKSSSVTVFTLEDGFIKSAVSEETHFLVTNARRSTGAKVVSRQTLTLVEIEAGPLEVAGKDVTAVVKSRDEKLVAVGVMAGKVKAQCKGCPSLWEHWQADKKQLEPASLSKSSAPRSFLALIQSIRKASKDEILQVLQNASKSLLPQVVDAVTSSQTPASLDAMLTFLNFTDPKGLVLQERFLYACGFASHPNERMLQALVDISKKKIGSNDIRESMVIIMGALVFKLCQKGQCDLPTVVEVKKMILEGPDSTDKESEVQMYLLALKNSLLPEAIPLFTRYTESEVGAYSTIALTTLQRYDVALITDEVKRTVNRVYHQNRRVYEKNVRVAAADVILSSNPSYMEVKNMLLSIGNLPHEMNKYMLSKVQDILHFDMPASKIVQQVMKDMISHNYDRFSKVGSSSAYSGYMARSADVTSTYSLDILYSGSGVMRRSIMNIYGATNDALLHGLQVAIEAQGLETLIAATPDEGEEDLESFAGMSALLFDVQLRPVTFFKGYSDLMSKMFSMSGEPINVVKGLILLSDHSEVIQLQSGLKASAEFQGGLAIDISGGMEISLWYRESKTSVNNRGALVVTGNVTVDMDFVRTGMEVSFETEASLDFVTTVQFSEYPFLVCMQMDKATFPFSQSFSKYESLPSGKSFVSHKTKKQLVPGSEFPLHQENSNMCKRVFE, encoded by the exons ATGTTTACGCTGCTTGTGGTCTTGCTGTGCGTAACGTCCTTTCTCTCTGAATCTACCGAAG GTGCGGGAGCAGTACCCAGATTGAACAATGACCGGCTGTACAAATTCAGCTACTCCACTGAGGTGATACTAGACAGATCCAGGGCCTTGCGAAAGGGTGGTGCTGGCTTCAGGATCTCCAGCAACGTGGATGTCAACCTAGTGTGGAGGCAGGCCGGTGACTTGGAAGACCAGCTCATTCAACTGGAG ATCTCCAATGTGCGGGTTGAGAATGTGGCCCCCCGCTCGGCAAAGGATAACATCTTCCAGGGCTCCACGACAGAGGGGCTCATGGGGGACAGCAAGCTGGCCTCTCTGCAGAGGCCGTTTCTGGTGCACCTGAGAAATGGAAAA GTGAAGGCTTTCTATTCCTATAGGGCGGAGCCTGCGACCGTCAAGAACCTGAAGAGGGGTGTGGCCAGCCTGCTGCAGTTGCAGCTGACTACTGGAAAGACAGTTGAG AATGATGTATCAGGAAGGTGCACAGTGGAGTACAAGGCTGCCCAGGGTCAGGTGACACGCACCAAGATTCTGAACACCTGCAAGACGACAGAAACTGGCTTCACCACGATCAGCAAG GTGTTGGGTGTGAGCAGGAAGTCAAGCTCAGTAACAGTGTTCACCTTGGAGGACGGCTTCATCAAGTCTGCTGTATCTGAGGAGACCCACTTCCTGGTAACCAATGCTCGGCGCTCCACAGGTGCCAAAGTTGTGTCCAG ACAAACCTTGACACTGGTCGAAATTGAGGCTGGCCCCCTGGAGGTTGCAGGGAAAGATGTTACTGCAGTCGTCAAGTCCCGGGACGAGAAACTGGTGGCTGTGGGTGTGATGGCGGGCAAGGTCAAGGCCCAGTGCAAGGGCTGTCCATCG ctGTGGGAGCACTGGCAGGCTGATAAGAAACAGCTGGAGCCGGCCAGCCTGTCCAAGTCCTCGGCTCCTAGGAGCTTCCTGGCTCTGATCCAGAGCATCAGGAAAGCCTCCAAGGATGAGATCCTCCAAGTGCTGCAGAACGCCAGCAAGTCATTGCT GCCTCAGGTGGTGGACGCCGTCACCTCCTCCCAGACTCCCGCCTCGCTGGACGCCATGCTGACCTTCCTCAACTTCACAGACCCCAAGGGCCTGGTCCTGCAGGAGAGGTTCCTGTACGCCTGTGGCTTTGCCTCGCACCCCAATGAGAGGATGCTCCAAGCCCTTGTG GACATTTCCAAGAAAAAGATTGGCAGTAATGACATCAGAGAGTCAATGGTGATCATCATGGGGGCCCTGGTGTTCAAGCTTTGCCAGAAAGGACAATGTGATTTACCG ACTGTGGTGGAGGTGAAGAAGATGATTCTGGAGGGGCCCGACAGTACAGACAAGGAGTCTGAGGTCCAGATGTACCTACTGGCCCTGAAGAACTCTCTGTTGCCCGAGGCCATCCCACTCTTCACTAGATACACAGAGTCAGAGGTGGGGGCCTATAGCACCATCGCCCTAACCACCCTCCAGCGATACGATGTCGCCCTCATCACCGACGAG GTCAAAAGGACGGTGAACAGAGTGTACCACCAGAACCGACGGGTGTATGAGAAGAATGTGAGGGTGGCTGCCGCTGATGTCATCCTGAGCAGCAACCCTTCCTACATGGAGGTCAAAAACATGCTTCTGTCCATCGGAAACCTGCCGCATGAGATGAACAAGTACATGTTGTCCAAGGTGCAGGACATCCTGCACTTTGACATGCCTGCCAG CAAAATAGTTCAGCAAGTTATGAAGGACATGATTTCCCACAACTATGACCGCTTCTCTAAAGTTGGGTCCTCCTCTGCGTACTCCGGTTACATGGCAC GTTCTGCTGATGTCACTTCCACCTATAGCTTGGACATCCTGTATTCTGGCTCAGGAGTAATGAGGAGGAGCATCATGAACATCTACGGTGCCACTAACGACGCGCTCCTCCACGGTCTTCAG GTGGCCATCGAGGCCCAAGGTTTGGAGACGCTGATCGCGGCTACGCCtgacgagggggaggaggatctGGAGTCGTTTGCCGGGATGTCCGCTCTGCTCTTTGATGTGCAGCTGCGGCCCGTCACCTTCTTCAAGGGCTACAGCGACCTGATGTCCAAGATGTTCTCCATGTCAGGAGAGCCCATAAACGTGGTGAAGGGCCTGATCTTGCTGTCGGACCACTCTGAG GTCATCCAGCTGCAGTCCGGTCTGAAGGCCAGCGCTGAGTTCCAGGGAGGTTTGGCCATCGACATCTCAGGAGGCATGGAGATTAGCCTCTGGTACAGAGAGTCCAAGACCAGCGTCAACAACAG GGGGGCTCTGGTGGTCACTGGGAATGTAACGGTGGACATGGACTTTGTTCGCACTGGAATGGAAGTCAGCTTTGAGACAGAGGCATCGCTGGACTTCGTCACAACCGTTCAGTTCTCCGAGTATCCCTTCCTGGTGTGCATGCAGATGGACAAGGCAACCTTCCCTTTCAG CCAATCCTTCAGTAAATATGAGAGTCTTCCATCGGGGAAGAGTTTTGTGTCGCACAAGACAAAGAAGCAGCTGGTGCCAGGTTCTGAATTCCCCCTCCACCAGGAGAACTCCAACATGTGCAAGAGAGTGTTTGAGTAA